A portion of the Bacteroidales bacterium genome contains these proteins:
- the folE gene encoding GTP cyclohydrolase I FolE, translated as MEIFDDEENEFENNGYSKIEKWNPETTKKLAEHHKSILELLGEDPSREGLQKTPLRVAKSLQYLTQGYHADPHEMLKKTKFKEDYPQMVLVKDIDLYSMCEHHMIPFYGKAHVAYIPNGYITGLSKIARVVEAFSQRLQVQERLTMQIRDCIQDTLNPIGVAVVIEAAHMCMQMRGVQKQNSVTTTSAFTGIFLSDIKTREEFIHLIGMKLH; from the coding sequence ATGGAAATTTTTGATGACGAGGAGAATGAATTCGAAAATAATGGTTACTCCAAAATAGAGAAGTGGAATCCAGAGACCACTAAAAAATTAGCAGAACACCATAAATCTATACTTGAACTCTTAGGAGAAGATCCTTCTCGTGAAGGATTACAAAAAACGCCATTGCGCGTTGCCAAATCCTTGCAATATCTTACTCAAGGTTATCATGCGGATCCTCATGAAATGCTTAAAAAAACAAAATTTAAGGAGGATTACCCTCAAATGGTTCTTGTTAAGGACATTGATCTTTACTCTATGTGCGAGCATCACATGATTCCATTTTATGGAAAAGCTCATGTTGCCTATATACCCAATGGGTACATCACTGGTTTAAGTAAAATTGCTCGTGTTGTTGAGGCGTTTTCACAAAGATTGCAGGTTCAGGAAAGGCTTACAATGCAGATAAGGGATTGTATTCAGGATACATTAAACCCAATTGGTGTTGCAGTGGTTATTGAGGCAGCACACATGTGCATGCAGATGAGAGGCGTTCAAAAACAAAATTCAGTAACAACTACCTCTGCATTTACGGGTATATTCCTTTCCGATATTAAAACCCGTGAGGAGTTTATTCATTTAATTGGAATGAAATTACATTAG
- a CDS encoding 6-carboxytetrahydropterin synthase has protein sequence MSYITRRERFNAAHRLFREELSDEENYRIYGKCSHPNWHGHNFELFVTVKGDIDKKIGYVTNLTNVSKLIRELIIDKIDHKNINLDVDFMRGKIASTENLAVAFWDVLMQPIENLGVKLHCIKIQETENNYVEYFGE, from the coding sequence ATTTCTTATATCACCCGAAGGGAAAGATTTAATGCTGCACATAGGCTGTTTCGAGAAGAACTATCCGATGAGGAAAATTACAGAATTTATGGTAAGTGTTCGCATCCAAACTGGCATGGACACAATTTCGAACTTTTTGTAACTGTTAAGGGTGATATTGATAAAAAGATTGGTTATGTGACTAATCTAACTAATGTTAGCAAGTTGATTAGAGAACTAATAATTGATAAAATCGATCATAAAAACATAAATCTTGACGTTGATTTTATGCGGGGTAAAATTGCATCAACTGAAAATCTCGCTGTTGCATTTTGGGATGTATTAATGCAACCCATTGAAAATTTAGGCGTAAAATTGCACTGTATAAAAATTCAGGAAACAGAAAATAATTATGTTGAATATTTTGGTGAATAG